TGCTGCCGCGCCGGCCGTGCTTGCGATCCGGTGCGTGATACGCCGTTGAACCGGCTGGTTACGCGGATGCGGTGTGCCTGTCACGATCCTGGAGTCGGTCGGTAGAATGAGATAACTTCTGGTAGCTGTTTTTTGCAACAAGTTCTACCCCAACCCGCTGGATGTGTTCAATCACGTCGGGATCGCTGATCTGGTGCAGGATAGAGAGATCGAAGGTATAGGGCAGCAGCAAATCGTCGATGTCATTGATAATTCGGTAGAGCACGTCGAGGGTCAATGCTTCATTGCCGGTCAAGGTCAGATCAATATCAGAGCCGGGCTTGTAGTTACCTTTGGCGCGTGATCCGTACAGAATAGCCTTTTCGACCTGGGGATAATGCGACAACACGGTACAAATCTGCTCGATCGTTGTTTCCTTAAGACCAAATCTCATGCCCGTTCTTCCTCAGCGATGATATTGAGTCTGTTCAACAATTGCTGAAAGGCCGTGACATAGCGTTCAACGATTCTGCCGGCAATCGCATCGGCAATCTCCTGATTGTACGTATGCGAAGAGAGATTGCGGCTCTTGATCATGTCCATCCAGACTTCGCCATCATCAATCAGACCACGCTTGAAAGCCTCGCGAGTACTGTCTCTGGAACCGTACAGATTGTACACACCCTTATCTTCGAGAAAATCCTTTAGAGTTTTCCATGCCAGTTCATGCGTATATTCAAAAGCCTGGATGAGTCCCAGGGTTTCTAATTCCGAAAGTGCTCTGGTGCGAGATAGTTCTATTGCCTGTTCAAGTTGCCATAGAGCTTTTGTAAAATGTTTGAACCTTTGTATCCAGCGAATATCTGGTGAGTTCATGCCAGCGTATCACCTTCCAGGTTTCGTCGGTATGGATGTAGTGCAGCACGAAACTGCGTGACCATCAGGTTTCTGGTGATACGGTTATGGGTAGCAATCAAATTCCAGTTTGTCACGTTAGATGAATTCGCCCTGTGCGACCACAATACTCTTCCCGCCAACGAAGATATTAATATCATTGCCATGTTGCTCTGCTCTCAGTAGTAAAAGTGAAGGTCGATTGATTTCGTAGCCTTGCTCACTGCGAATATTGATACTATCTTTGCCAAAATAGCGATACTTTACCAGATACCCAGCCAGGCATCCGTTTGCACTTCCTGTTGCCGGATCTTCGGGGACACCATAATAGTCGGTAAAAACCCTGACACTGATATGGTTGTCTGGATTGTGAGTCTCGGGACAAAAGACAAGAATAGCTTTCGCGGCGGTGTTTGCTATAAAAGAAAAATATTTGTCTTTGTTGATCTTCACCTTCTTTAAGGCTGTGATAGTTTTTAATGGCACAATAAAGAAGGGAAGACCGGTAGAAACTTCCTGGATCGGAAATCGTTCGTCTAGTTCGGAAGGGTTTATATTAAGGATACCGGCGATCATTTCCGGATCATGCTGGTGTCCAAAGACCGGTTTCATCTGTTGCATCCAGCTATACCCGTCTGTTTGACATGTCACGGGGATTTGGCCCACTTTTAAGTTGAGAATGATCTGGTCGGTGGTACGTTGAAGAATATATGTATTGATAATATGCGCAGTGCCTAGAGTGGGATGGCCTGCAAAAGGTATCTCTTCTGCAGGGGTAAAAATTCTAACATCAAAACCACCATTACGTGGTCGGTCTGATACAATAAATGTGGTTTCCGAGAAATGCATCTCCTGGGCAATGTGTTGCATTTCATCATCGGAGAGCGTTCCTGCTTCGCGAAATACTGCAAGCTGGTTTCCTGTATATTTGTGTTCAGCGAAGACATCAACAATGTAGAATGGTAATCTTCTCACTGCTTTCTCTTTTCATTTATTGATAGTAATGTTGTCACACTGGTAGCTGGTGGTGTATCGGCTCCTTGCTTCGATTATACATCATAAAAAGGAGGAGCTGCGAATGTGCCGCTCCTCCGCTGAAACAGGTGTGTGATTTGATAGAGATGTGATCTGACACGTTGTTGTTAGCGGATTACCATCGGTAAGTAGACCGATGCGATACTGACCGGTCGCCAGCTTGCTTCAAGGCTCACGCCATCGGTTGTGATGGGGCCGGTTGCGCCACTGGCTATCTCCAGCCACCAGATGTCACTCTGACCGTTTGCCTGTTCGAGGGTATAAGCGAGATACGCACCGTTCGGTGACCAGCTTATCGATCTGACGGAGCGACCATGGTCGGCAAAGAGCACCTGACGCGGCAACGCGAGATTGTCGCGATCATATACCATAATAGCGGTAACCCGTTCGCTCGCATCTGCCGATGGACTCACTGTGTCGCGCACGACGGCAAAGCGTCTGCTATCAGGTGACCAGACCGGTTGGGTTTCGCGTCCGCCCGCTAGCAACAGTTCCGGCGTCGGTGAAGATGATGTTGCGACTACTTCCCATATCCCGCTGGTTCGTCCGCCAAAATGTTCAAACAAGACCCGGCCATTGCGATTGGCGGTAGGTCTTACTGCTGCTGCGGCCAGTGTGGGGGGAAAGGTGTTATTTGGGCGTGCCGGAGCGACATGGATATTGGCCGCACCACCTGTCACCTGCCCATTGCAGAACTGGTTAAAACCAACGATGTCGAAGACAAGCTGATCGGCTGACAACCAGGCCAGATGATTCACACGTAGTATCTGAGATGGCACCTCGCTTTGGCCTGGCACGCCGACAAACGGACAACGCGACCCCTTCTGGCTCTGCGTTTGAAATACCTGTTGTCCCCCACCACCATTTGCATTGAGAACGGTGATGGCTGAGGCCAGCAGGTTATTTTGCGGATCAGGGTCGGGCACCGGCCAGGGCCAGGTATTGTAGTCAACCACAGCAATCCGCTGCCCATCAGGTGACCAGACCGGATTGCGCACATTGTTGAGTAAACCGCGGTAGAGCAGTGTACGGTTTCCGCCATCGGTATCCATCCGGTAAAGGAACCGGCTATCACCTTCACGTCGAATCACAGCCAGTGGGCGACTGCCATCGCCGCGTAAGGCCGGCGGCAGCGGTGAGGCACGAGTACGCTGGTCAGCGGCTACCACCCGGACATCATCAACGAGCAGATAGGCGGTTTCTTCTGTGGGAGCATCACTCTGAATAACAATGGAGAAGAAGAGTGTCTGGCCGCGTACCCGATCCAGGTTCTCTCCAGTCAGGACAGTGCGATAAAGTTGCCAGCCGGGAGGGAGATCGGTGGCAAATGAACCAAGCTTCACACCACCAAGACTCGGATCGAACTGGTAGAGACCACGTGCCAGGAACATATCGACTGCTGTACCGGCAGCAGCGCGGTACCAGAAGGAAACAGTCACTGCTGGTGCGTTGGCCGGAATACTCAATTGTTGTTGCAATATCTGTTTAGGGGTAGTCAGATTGGGCAACTGCGGACAACCGCTCCCGTCGGCGTCAATCCCTAACGCAGCAGCATAACGACCGGCGTACACGAATTCTGAACCGCTAACCTGCGCATCCACCAGACCGACATTTCCGCATCCTGCCCAATTGATAGCCCCCTGCTCAAATCCACCATCCTGGATCAGATTTTGCGGTTGTCCCTGAGCGATAGAGAACGTCGCTACCAGGAAAAGGATCACACCGGTAAACAGAACGAGGGATGCTGGCAAACGATACATCACGATACCTGCCTTACGAGGAGAATGCCTGTATAAACGATTCCGCCACAGAACTGGTAATGCACTGCTTGCTGTAGACGCTACTGGCAGAGATACGGTATTGATGGTGTCTCAGCTTACAATATGTTTTGCGATGGATTTAATGCTTAGATAGTGTCTGATAGCGTTACTCCGACTACGTTGATGAGATAAATCGTGAATTAAGGATCGTGAAATGCGAAGTTTGTTTGCGATATTATCTCTTGTCATTATTTTATTCAGTCAAATCACGGGAAGTCAAGTAATGTGAACAAAATGAAATGTGATTTATCAGATGAATAAATGATTAAAAGCGTCATGCTCTCTTGTTAAACGCGAAAATTGTCGATGTTGAACGATGATGAAAAGAAGTGCTCTCCACGTACCTGATAACATCCATCGACAGATATCCACTTGCCGAACCTGCCCATCACGGCTACAATACAGAGCATAACGCGGCGCTGCGGTCTTTGTCCGCTGTGGAGCAGGTTCATGTCCGAATTACGGCAAAATATCGCTACTCGTGAATGGGTTATCATTGCCAGCGAACGTGCCCGTCGTCCAAATTCGTTTACCGAACATCGTCAGCAACTGTTGACCGCCGAGCGACCTCAGCACGATCCTCAATGCCCCTTCTGTGTAGGCAATGAAGAACTCGACCTCGAAGTTGATCGCTATCCGATCACCGGGCCTTGGCAGGTGCGGATTGTTCGCAACAAGTATCCGGCGCTGCACGGTGATAGGCCGCTTGTACGTCACTTCGAGGGTGTACGGCGTAACATAAGTGGTTATGGTTACCACGAGGTATTGGTCGAGCATCCACACCACAATACCACGCTTGGTCTGATGACCCATGCTGAGGTGCGGCTGGTGCTGGCAACCTATCTTAGCCGGGGACTGGCGATGAGCAGTGATCCCCGGATTGAGCAGGTGGTGATCTTCAAAAACCACGGTGAACGGGCTGGGGCCTCGTTGCCACATCCGCACAGCCAGCTCATGGCCGTTCCGGTTGTGCCTGCTGATGTGCGCCACCGGATCGAAGAGGCACGTCGTTTCTTCGACGATACCGGACAGTGTGTCTTCTGTACAATGCTGGCCGACGAACTGGCGCAGCGGGAACGGATCGTCTACGCCAATGATGATTTTGTGGCTTTTGTTCTCTACGCTGCTTCGTCACCATTTCATATCTGGGTCTTGCCGCGAAAACATCGTGCCAGCTTTTTTCACATTGCCGAGGCGGAGCTTGATGGTCTGGCTGATGTTGTCCGTGAGGTGTTTCATCGCCTCTACTATCGGCTCAACGATCCCGATTTTAATCTGGTATTGCGCTCAACTCCGGCCAAAGAAGCAGAGAACGGCTACTTTCACTGGTACCTGGCAATTGTTCCCCGCCTTTCGTATATGGCCGGCTTTGAGCTGGGCAGCGGCATCTTTATCAACCCCAGCATTCCCGAAGCCTGTGCTGCATTTCTGCGTGAGTAGCTGTGCCTGATAAATCTTCGTCAAC
This genomic window from Chloroflexus aurantiacus J-10-fl contains:
- a CDS encoding TolB family protein, whose amino-acid sequence is MYRLPASLVLFTGVILFLVATFSIAQGQPQNLIQDGGFEQGAINWAGCGNVGLVDAQVSGSEFVYAGRYAAALGIDADGSGCPQLPNLTTPKQILQQQLSIPANAPAVTVSFWYRAAAGTAVDMFLARGLYQFDPSLGGVKLGSFATDLPPGWQLYRTVLTGENLDRVRGQTLFFSIVIQSDAPTEETAYLLVDDVRVVAADQRTRASPLPPALRGDGSRPLAVIRREGDSRFLYRMDTDGGNRTLLYRGLLNNVRNPVWSPDGQRIAVVDYNTWPWPVPDPDPQNNLLASAITVLNANGGGGQQVFQTQSQKGSRCPFVGVPGQSEVPSQILRVNHLAWLSADQLVFDIVGFNQFCNGQVTGGAANIHVAPARPNNTFPPTLAAAAVRPTANRNGRVLFEHFGGRTSGIWEVVATSSSPTPELLLAGGRETQPVWSPDSRRFAVVRDTVSPSADASERVTAIMVYDRDNLALPRQVLFADHGRSVRSISWSPNGAYLAYTLEQANGQSDIWWLEIASGATGPITTDGVSLEASWRPVSIASVYLPMVIR
- the galT gene encoding galactose-1-phosphate uridylyltransferase, giving the protein MSELRQNIATREWVIIASERARRPNSFTEHRQQLLTAERPQHDPQCPFCVGNEELDLEVDRYPITGPWQVRIVRNKYPALHGDRPLVRHFEGVRRNISGYGYHEVLVEHPHHNTTLGLMTHAEVRLVLATYLSRGLAMSSDPRIEQVVIFKNHGERAGASLPHPHSQLMAVPVVPADVRHRIEEARRFFDDTGQCVFCTMLADELAQRERIVYANDDFVAFVLYAASSPFHIWVLPRKHRASFFHIAEAELDGLADVVREVFHRLYYRLNDPDFNLVLRSTPAKEAENGYFHWYLAIVPRLSYMAGFELGSGIFINPSIPEACAAFLRE
- a CDS encoding PhzF family phenazine biosynthesis protein, with translation MRRLPFYIVDVFAEHKYTGNQLAVFREAGTLSDDEMQHIAQEMHFSETTFIVSDRPRNGGFDVRIFTPAEEIPFAGHPTLGTAHIINTYILQRTTDQIILNLKVGQIPVTCQTDGYSWMQQMKPVFGHQHDPEMIAGILNINPSELDERFPIQEVSTGLPFFIVPLKTITALKKVKINKDKYFSFIANTAAKAILVFCPETHNPDNHISVRVFTDYYGVPEDPATGSANGCLAGYLVKYRYFGKDSINIRSEQGYEINRPSLLLLRAEQHGNDINIFVGGKSIVVAQGEFI
- a CDS encoding nucleotidyltransferase domain-containing protein, which encodes MRFGLKETTIEQICTVLSHYPQVEKAILYGSRAKGNYKPGSDIDLTLTGNEALTLDVLYRIINDIDDLLLPYTFDLSILHQISDPDVIEHIQRVGVELVAKNSYQKLSHSTDRLQDRDRHTASA
- a CDS encoding nucleotidyltransferase substrate binding protein — protein: MNSPDIRWIQRFKHFTKALWQLEQAIELSRTRALSELETLGLIQAFEYTHELAWKTLKDFLEDKGVYNLYGSRDSTREAFKRGLIDDGEVWMDMIKSRNLSSHTYNQEIADAIAGRIVERYVTAFQQLLNRLNIIAEEERA